A segment of the Necator americanus strain Aroian chromosome IV, whole genome shotgun sequence genome:
tttttttccaaaaaaatactcaaaaataatgttaaaTGTTCTGTGGAAAGTTATTGGTGGCATATTGCAATacagaagaaagaacaaatgTTGATCACTGCTTTTCTTTCGTCCTTCTACAGTTTACTGTAATTTTGCCAGTCTTTCGGCGTCTTCTTCTCGATATACACGAGATAGAGGCGCTTCATTTCGCAAACCTCTCTTTTCATTAACTAATGTCACATCTGTTTCCTTATCTTCCTACTGTAAGACTTTGTGGTACCGAGTACGGTCAGCTTCAATCAAAGTTCAATCATCAAAGTTTCCTGGTTGGTAGAAAGCTCAGGGCTTTCTACCAACCAGGAAACTTTGATGTTGGAATATTTTAACACTGGACGAGAGGGCATATTTATGAAGTAGAATTGCTCCCAAACACAGTAATCACTTCTCGTTCGTCAACGAATGGAGACTGTTGGGAACGATTGGACGAAGTCGAAGCCATTCTCAGGGCATCAACTAAAAAGACGTAAAGATTCTGTGAAACCAAAGAAGAGTGAGAACACAGGATCGTGCAGTTACCGTGTTTTTAGTAGTGGGAGCACAAATTTTATATCATGAACCTCAAGAGTCTTTATAGGTCGTTCTGCTGATGCATAAGTGCGAGTAATGGAACAGATCTGGATGCGCTGATCAGCAGCTCAATAATGACGGGGCAGCAGAAGCGAATAGTTCGATGTGGGACCTAGATCGCTCAAAtgataaatacaaatacaaaatacaaataatgtaCAAAGAAATACATTGACAGCGCACTTATACACttgcagaaatttccttaattttctcaTCTGTGACTTCTCcattttttatggaaatcgCATATGTGGTAGAACTGGATGAGTTAATTTGCTCGACCTTCAGTTGCTCTGCAATTGCCACGCGGATTGAACAAATAGACTTATTAAGAACGACAAACGTAGATACTGACGATTTATTGACGGCCAAGGCGAATCTTCTGATGACGAGGATTGAGGCGTCTCGAAGACTGGAGAACCCTGAGTACTGACGAATCTTTCGATGTCGCTCTTGAGACCGGGATGGAGCCCCTCAATGCGCCGATCGACCAGATATGTacttggatcaaaacgacatgaagcacggacagttgcgcaagcggctctgctcgaagcggtgcggtggagcgtagtggttgggatcgtgtaaggatcctcgctaccgtcacccgcctctgcagttcgacttggtcccaccacgattccaaccgctgtctctacCGTACCACTTCgggcgcaaccgcttgcgcagctgtccgttcttcatgtcgttttgactcaactatatgTATACCGTGAAGGCTGAGCCTATAAATGTCAGCATCGGTGGCTATCTGCCTATCGGATCAGTGAGGTATTCTAAATGAGGAGTTTGCAGAATTTCTTGATGACCAAGttgaaattaatcaataagGCTGAGTTAAAAGATGGATATCATTCCTATCGAATTGAGTCGAAGTCGCATTGCGACAGCATTGGTGCCCTACCCTACATTTACCCTATTCTGATTTCTCAATGTTCGTCGAACGATGCTTGTCCATTATcctattttttagttttatgaaTCCTGGGCATTTATCATAACCAGCATGAAGATCTGATCTGTGCTAGATTTTCGAATTTGCTGAAGCTTGTTGTCCCTTTTCTGATGGTGATCTTCaccagagggatgaaaattttattactcgaaataatagtaaattcaTTGCATTTACTGATAGCAGCCCCCGTATCCGTAGTCGGATCATCCATGGGATGACGTCTTGGAACAAAAACATCAGGTTATTCGTTCTTGCTTCTTTTCCACACGTATCCGAAAAGTGTAGCTTCACAACATCTTAGTAACAATTTGCCACGAGAATCATAGTGGTATCCATAGTATAtgtgaaaaaagatttgtaTACTGTATAAATAATGTATGATTGTACAATGAGGTAAACATACTCACAGGAAAATTGAGATTTTCAGTAATTTTACAGTAGCAGTCTTGTGTTGAATGGAAACAAGAGACAATCACATATTTTTCAATTGCATTCTCCAAAACGCTACCAGTAGATAGAAAGCGTAGGAagtattttctgaaaatttgtaaCCCGTCAGAATCATGCAGGTAGTGCAGAATGTTGCCGAAAGTCACACTCATAACCCTCATAACTCGACTCTCTCATTGCTTTCTTGTTTTGCATATATCAGAGCTTCAAATGGGAAGGTTTTAATCAGCCAAGATACAAAGTGAATGGAACTCAGTACATTGTCAACTTCCATGTTTTGAAACAAAGTGCAAAGCGATAATAGTGACCAGAATTTTTGCAACTATGATTAGATTTTACCGCAATTAAAGAGAACCAGTGAAATTCGCTTAAAGCAGCTTACCATAAATCtaacgtggtgaaggaatccgcgagaaaagctagagatggggttgtagattgcggtgTCCGGAATGGTTGCTCTCAtatcttcctaatcgtcgtaaaaaaagagGCATGCGAATCCCTTCGGTTCTCATGAGGTTTAGAGTGCACCTCTACCTACACGCTCCGGTCCTCTCGGGAGCCCatccattggtttcacttgaacacGTTGGTGAGAAGACACGGTTTCATGAAACGAACAAACAGAGAATTAGTAGTGTTTCAGGAGAAGCTAACCGAACACGATGATTTATACATTCGATAACGTAAGAGATTCTGGAAACTAATAAATGTACAACTGTATTTTCAATTACCAGCTATCTAGCTCACGGAAGAAAATGCGATTTAGAATTCAGTGCGTGTCGTCTAAGGATCGGAATTTGTTTTtagatatttttcattttatgtaGGCAGTGCATTTGCTGTGCGGTGAAGATGAAAGGAGAGAATTTGGCTATTTGTTATGGTCTAGAAATATTGGAAGTTTACAATCCAATAGGCAAGTCATAATGTTGTACGGTGGCAAACCCTAACGTTATTGgtaatcttggttctgcttaagaaGTAGTACACAATTAAACCCTAACGTTATTGTTTTTCGCTTTTACAGAATACTGCGTTTTAggttttcttagtttttctttctatttactTAACGACTTCTCGTCCACAAATCGGCCGAATGTGAATAAAGCAATGAATATGTAAGATTCTTCTCAATATTTGGTCCTCTGAAAATGTATTTGTTCACTCTGATGATAAAAGATAATCATTCTTGCAGTTTTGTACGTTATTTCTACCTATTACCGCAAGGTGTGTTTAAAGAGTGTTTAAGGAAGTGTTAGTTGCACTTTTTTGCATCGATCACTCCTAACTCTTTCTCCTCtctgatttttatttcacagCTTCATCGTATCTTTGTTTATCAAACAAAATCTCTCCTCGGCACAGAGATTATTGGTAGACCAGCCAGCAAGTGAGGATATGGGTTAGGAGTAACGTAACACGAAATGGTGAAATTACAAGAATTAtatttttcgttcattcatttctattttcccGCGAGGTTTTGTTAAAACTTTTGTCAGTGGCCTGACCCTTCGACAATTCCGTTTTTATCAAGGTGCAGAAAATGGTTAGAGACCTTTGATGACATGCCTATCCCATCAAtctccttctttctctttaccaagcctcgatatcgttctacgttcaaaaacaagaaatcgaaagaagaaaagaaggtgcCCAGTCTCAGTGATTACCGGGATGTTCAACGTGTCCTTACATATTGTCAGTAAAGGTGAATGAGATCTACACACTGTGCAGTACTTCTGAGTATTGGTAGCTGAATACTGTTGAGGAACTCCATGTGGTACAATCTTGGAACTCacaggataaaggataaaggacaaagtcacTGGGgtctcaatccactcgggatgcgccaacgcgctttactggaattcgtaatcgttgaggttttggaacgcgtgtgcctctacaatgacttgcggtggctagccgatctgtcaagtcagtttttttatcatcccagacaagtctggtaccaatttatcgaccccgcagggatgaaaggcttggtgagcactagggtagATTCAAACCTtggatcgatcgtgcaggaagcggaacctctaaccgctacactacacgaAATGCATAATACTATTAGCAATATATAAGCACtcctttttgttatttaagTATGGATTTCTGACAGAAATTCTGATTTCTGCCTACTTAGCAGATACCTCTTTTTCGCGGATTAATATCGTGCACTTTAATTCAGACTCATTTCCACTATGTTTTTCATTCCAATCTCGCTCTAATGGTGTCATTAAACTTCCACGCCTTTTACCAACTATATCTAAAAGCTAATGGAGCACTTTTGTAAATTTccgaagagaatggaaatttcgaaccccTATATAGTGTGGAGCACCAAAATGCCCTAATTAACCTCTTGATTACAAGTATAATAAACATTTCgtctaattttgagaaattggcctaaatcctatgaacacctcTTCCAAGATGTATTCCACGAatatgccaatggcaggattgcggaggtgtgaaaatAATTAGGGAAGGTCGCGGAAGCTTTGGTTGTTTACAAGCTAGATGTTTGTCAACACtgaattccagaaatatacttgaaatcagcagctaaTTTGCTTTTGAATGGTATCTTCAAAGTTAAATTTGGCTCACTTCCAAGAGTTCCAACGCTTTGCGGAGGTTTTTGGGACAGAAGTTACTAGGGTGTTGCACTTGTGAAAGGCACAGGTACTTGAAACGTAGGCTAAgacaggaagaacggtggtgttggATAGGTGACCACGAACCGCCTTAGTGTGCTCTTCAGGCCGTTCCATTCCTTTTGCCTAGCTCGgaagtcaggtcgttcatcatgttaatTTCTCATCCTTGATGTACACGAATGGAACACTCGGATATATCTGTTTCGTTGAGGGTGAATGTGACAACAGACATCCATCCAATCCTCATTAACATTGTATTGTTTAGGTTCTAGAGACCGACCActttacacgtttcatcaaaatcGTCCAGCATTCGTTTCGGCTGACTAATGTTTGTTGGCGCCAAAAAATCTCCCCAGAGAAACAAAGACATTGTGAAAGTCGTCAATTAATTCTCACCCCCATGCTATCCCATTTCAATATACGCGTTGCAGTCTGGAGAGTGGCACTGTATAATTTGGATGAGATTGTGTCAACCTGTCGAACCTCTCTCTTCACATCGATTGTGACGTTCTTGTAGAATTATGAAGCATGATTTGTACACGTTGTTTGAGTTTCATACTGACAGTCTAACTAGTCGTAGTACCGCCGCTGTCATTGGACGAACTTCCTCTCCACTCAGCACTTATAAGTCCTGGATTGTTGCCGAACAGGGGCAGTCGGTTAAAGGTTCTGctgcctgcacaatcgatcggaagttcgaatccggccatgtgctcaccaagcctttcatctcttcggcgtcgataaattgataccagacttgtctgggaggataaaagcactgacttgacacatcacgTAGCACTCgcaaagtcattgtataggccagttacacgttcgtaaacctcaaacgattctgaattgaagtgaaagaggtggggcatcccaagtggattgattaattCCAGACACTTTATGATACTCTATTCTTGCTGAACAAGTCCCAAGAATCTTCGAATTGAGCTATCTACTTGAAAAGTAAGACACAAGTGTAGCCGGAATTCGAGTTGTGCACATATGAAAGCTCAACAATTTTCTAAACACGCTTCAACTGTGGAACTTTTACGTTCACCACTGCAGCGCCGAATATTTACTGACTTCGAAAGGTGTAGAATGTCTGAATCATTGCCTAAATTGCCACCAAAATTTCCTCCACTATACAAACTCTGTTCAAACGTGTGCTTTGACTGTCCCACTATGGACTGCAGCAACATCATCTTGtcaagaaatatttctatagTATTTAGTCTCTTTTCACGTTCTCTACATGTCGCTATTCTTTAGAGACGTAACGACGAAAACAGACAGACGAGTGTGCGTAATCTCCGAATGGTTAAGCTCGAACGTATTGCTCATTTTTcgtgctacttttttttcggaatcaaGCAAAAGATTCTTTTAACCAGAAGATCCTTCTATGCACCCAAAgcattttctttaaagaatcATTACCTGTCACGTAAATGGGTGAGTAAGCTAGAACAGAGACTTATCGAATTTTATAGTATCGTCATGAATTGGAGAGTTTTCAACTTCTTTCCACAGGCTATATGAGAGAAACATCTGTTTCTGCGTCCGCATTCTAGAACACAAAAGTTCCGCGGACACTGTTGTTTTGTGACGTCTCTTAACAATCTGTATAAACATCCACTCCCcagaaaacatctttttttcaggagatgTTCGTCTCACAACCGCACATCACGGAATCGATATATTTTCGATCCCCTCACTTCCCGTATTTTGAACATATGtaatcaaataattatttcaGTATGAAATAGACTACAAGCTTTGCACTGGACCTCATCGTCCACGATTGCTACTGTTATAGCCTCAGGGATTCAAAACTTTAGGACAAAGGAAAAGCACTAGGTTCCCCATAATAGATgtaaattatttgtttcttagAATAACCATACTTTGCCCTTCAGGACAtatttttgccaaaaaaaataataataagtatcATAGTAAAAACTGAGGGGAAATTACTGAAACAGCGGAGAGCGATGAAAGTCCGGCCTATTACACACTTATTTCAAACTCCATTAAAAGAAATATGTAGTGCAAAGTAGGAGAAATTACTGTCCAATTAAATTCGGATATTGAGTTTGAACGCTTCTCCCAATGACTGCTCCTAACACAATTCCTTTCCAGAGAATTATCTCAGTGGAGGAATGGAGTTAtaaagagtttctttttttgttgcatgGACATAGCTGTTCCTCGTTATTGACAAAGTCACATACCGTAATGAGAATAGTGTTGATTGCGAATTCTCCTCGCTTTGTTTACGATATAAGCGGTGAATTGTAATGGGAAAAAAGATATTTGTAAAAGTAAACCTTATTCTGATTCTCATTATTGTtcaacaaaatcaaatttaaaatggatttttttcagtagCAAACATGCATAGAGTTACAAGGAGAAAATTCGAGTGATTAGTAATTTTCTCTTTAGTTACTTCTCTCCAGGGTAACATCCCTTATAAAGCACAAATGGATCATCATCTTCCTCATAGGAAGATGGTCCTCCTGTTCCAGGACGCGGTTTCCCTGTATCAGGAGCCGGGTTTCCTGTCCCAGGATCCGGGTTCCCTGTCCCAGGATCCGGGTTCCCTGTCCCAGGATCCGGGTTCCCTGTCCCAGGATCCGGCTTCTTTGTTACAGGGCCTGGCtttttagtttcttctttGTCAGCCTTCTTCTTGCAAAGAAATAAGCTGGCTTTTTCGGTGCATGGTACAGCTATCCATTTCCGGAACTCTCTAACACCATTGTCGTATTCCATCTGAAATATCACAATATTGCAATACCGAAGTTGTATGGAAGGTTGTGATCAGTTTCATATTCTTGAAACATCTCTTATCGCCGTACAAGTGTAACATTTGTATTTCGtgttaacgaaaaaaaaatcaggcaCGTCTGTTTTCGTTAAACCCCATACTTGCCTTCTAATGTCGATATCACGAgaatttacaaagaaaaacgtgGAAATCAATGTGCAATGAAAAAGTAAAGACGTTTTGGCATCATTTTTTTATAcattaaaaatacaaaagtatCCACGAAGCGGAAAAAACGAACGAATGTCCCAAGATTTCTGGCACATCATATGACGTTTTTGGCATTACAAGTCTGAATGTTCTGCAGTGGGAGTGGTTCTTGTACTAGTATCTGGTGTAACATTATTCAAAGGAATAATGGGGATTCGTTTATCTAGATCATCTCTTCAAACATCTTTTCTTCGTCCAAAATTCGAGTTAGAAGCCGCCGAAATTTCATCACTTCAAGAAGGATAAA
Coding sequences within it:
- a CDS encoding hypothetical protein (NECATOR_CHRIV.G14293.T1) — protein: MDDPTTDTGAAIKAGDGSEDPYTIPTTTLHRTASSRAACATVRASCRFDPSTYLVDRRIEGLHPGLKSDIERFVSTQGSPVFETPQSSSSEDSPWPSINQQLKVEQINSSSSTTYAISIKNGEVTDEKIKEISASV
- a CDS encoding hypothetical protein (NECATOR_CHRIV.G14294.T1); translated protein: MLEKKKKKGGRGCEEGSYSRGSCPKTTPDPETDATMKYERSNVWIGLSGKTPNDFKWSDGTPVGYLAWTSEPKMDSQQMYCGQMEYDNGVREFRKWIAVPCTEKASLFLCKKKADKEETKKPGPVTKKPDPGTGNPDPGTGNPDPGTGNPDPGTGNPAPDTGKPRPGTGGPSSYEEDDDPFVLYKGCYPGEK
- a CDS encoding hypothetical protein (NECATOR_CHRIV.G14294.T2), which encodes MKYERSNVWIGLSGKTPNDFKWSDGTPVGYLAWTSEPKMDSQQMYCGQMEYDNGVREFRKWIAVPCTEKASLFLCKKKADKEETKKPGPVTKKPDPGTGNPDPGTGNPDPGTGNPDPGTGNPAPDTGKPRPGTGGPSSYEEDDDPFVLYKGCYPGEK